One segment of Streptomyces sp. NBC_01463 DNA contains the following:
- a CDS encoding DUF1152 domain-containing protein: protein MTSLHTNQLFDRLDSAERILVAGAGGGFDIYAGLPLALSLIHRNKQVRLANLSFSALEGLPLDSWLAPDLAVITPETSLHQVYFPERTLAQWLALHGYPDTVHALSRTGVQPLRDAYRALIERYDIDAVVLVDGGTDILMRGDESGLGTPEEDMTSVAALAGIDGPECFVVSIGFGVDAYHGVSHGLVLENIAALERDGAYLGAFSVPRTTREGALFLDAVAHAQEHTPDHPSIVNGSIAAAVRGEFGDVRFTSRTSGSELFINPLMSLYFAFELEGIARNCLYLDRIEDTHLLRQVSSAIEAFRDGVRQRPPRRIPH, encoded by the coding sequence ATGACCTCGCTGCACACCAACCAGCTGTTCGACCGTCTCGATTCGGCGGAGAGGATCCTCGTCGCCGGTGCCGGCGGAGGCTTCGACATCTACGCCGGGCTCCCCCTCGCGCTCTCCCTGATCCACCGGAACAAGCAGGTGCGGCTCGCCAATCTGTCCTTCAGCGCGCTCGAAGGGCTCCCCCTGGACTCCTGGCTCGCCCCCGACCTCGCGGTCATCACCCCCGAAACCTCCCTCCACCAGGTGTACTTCCCGGAGCGGACCCTCGCTCAGTGGCTCGCCCTGCACGGCTACCCGGACACCGTCCACGCCCTGTCCCGCACGGGTGTCCAGCCGCTGCGCGACGCCTACCGCGCGTTGATCGAGCGGTACGACATCGACGCGGTCGTCCTGGTCGACGGCGGTACGGACATCCTGATGCGGGGCGACGAATCCGGTCTGGGCACCCCGGAGGAGGACATGACGAGCGTCGCGGCGCTCGCCGGGATCGACGGCCCGGAGTGCTTCGTCGTCTCCATCGGCTTCGGCGTCGACGCCTACCACGGGGTGAGCCACGGCCTCGTCCTGGAGAACATCGCCGCGCTCGAACGCGACGGCGCGTACCTGGGGGCGTTCTCCGTACCCCGTACGACGCGCGAGGGCGCGCTGTTCCTCGACGCGGTGGCCCATGCCCAGGAACACACGCCCGATCATCCGAGCATCGTCAACGGATCGATCGCCGCGGCGGTGCGCGGAGAGTTCGGCGACGTACGGTTCACCTCGCGCACCAGCGGCAGTGAGCTCTTCATCAACCCGCTGATGTCGCTGTACTTCGCCTTCGAGCTGGAGGGGATCGCCCGCAACTGCCTCTACCTCGACCGCATCGAGGACACCCACCTCCTGCGTCAGGTCAGCAGCGCGATCGAGGCGTTCCGGGACGGGGTCCGGCAGCGTCCGCCGCGCCGGATACCGCACTGA
- a CDS encoding TerD family protein: MSTPNKDIEKVEVRLKWDPSPQGEPGHDLDIIAATYPADDPYGSPGYLVHFDSRAPDGTITLNRDSRTGQGLGYDEVMTLELDRLSETYSRVVVGVAIQQRDGHKTFASIENTGVQIREGYTTMAEDDFSSVGAATAAVVAEFVRDSSGVWQFHGTVRGFDGDADSFATAMGNRPPGA, encoded by the coding sequence ATGAGCACTCCCAACAAGGACATCGAGAAGGTGGAGGTCAGGCTCAAGTGGGACCCCAGTCCCCAGGGCGAGCCCGGCCACGACCTCGACATCATCGCGGCGACCTATCCGGCCGACGATCCGTACGGCAGCCCCGGCTATCTCGTGCACTTCGACAGCCGCGCGCCCGACGGCACGATCACGCTCAACCGCGACAGCAGGACCGGTCAGGGCCTGGGATACGACGAGGTCATGACGCTGGAGCTGGACCGGCTCTCGGAGACGTACTCCCGGGTGGTCGTCGGCGTCGCGATCCAGCAGCGCGACGGCCACAAGACGTTCGCCTCGATAGAGAACACCGGAGTCCAGATCCGCGAGGGGTACACCACCATGGCCGAGGACGACTTCTCGTCGGTCGGCGCGGCGACGGCGGCCGTGGTCGCCGAATTCGTGCGGGACTCCTCGGGTGTCTGGCAGTTCCACGGCACGGTGCGGGGGTTCGACGGGGACGCCGACTCGTTCGCCACGGCGATGGGAAACCGTCCGCCGGGAGCGTGA
- a CDS encoding DUF4173 domain-containing protein, whose product MSDHTAEPSRPENGSDPATAEPAAAEVPPPRDTAQQTMPAGVPEPPKVPSYAQQARPTRADPWGQGRTAPKELSLLRPARPGDIPVATLWSVLATGLLSALLLGDGIGLNLLLVALPAALAAYFAARSAARRLRPWTAVWAVGGLALLVVPALRDAGWPSFLAIVSAFALGSLALHGSRSWLGVFLGSLGLLTSVAESLGWAVRGLRDRMAGSRGRWGVVVRSGAVAIVLLIVFGALFASADAAFADVLGDLIPDVSIGDGPWRLFLAVLGLVGALAAAYTAAAPVRWDQLPVRPGKARGRLEWALPLIVLNLLFAGFLAIQLTVLLGGYDKVMAETDLSYSQYAREGFWQLLWATLLTLLVIALALRWAPRGGARDRTLVHGVLGTLCLLTLVVVASALRRMDLYVDAYGLTRLRISVAAVELWLGAVLVLIMAAGVFGARLLPRAVAASAAAGVLAFGLLSPDGLIAEQNVQRYRSDHSIDIEYLQGLSADAVPALDTLPEPLRSCALEEIQRTLRSSDEPWYATSWGESRARDILGDWDPGARTRDCRGLGSGDNGSERGGSDDQYDPYDPY is encoded by the coding sequence GTGTCAGATCACACAGCAGAACCGTCCCGGCCGGAGAACGGCTCGGATCCGGCCACGGCGGAGCCTGCGGCGGCCGAGGTCCCGCCGCCCCGCGACACCGCACAGCAGACGATGCCGGCCGGGGTGCCGGAGCCCCCGAAGGTGCCCTCGTACGCGCAGCAGGCGCGTCCGACACGGGCCGATCCGTGGGGGCAGGGCCGGACGGCCCCCAAAGAGCTCTCGCTGCTGCGCCCGGCCAGGCCGGGAGACATACCCGTGGCCACCCTCTGGTCCGTCCTCGCGACCGGCCTGCTCAGCGCGCTGCTGCTCGGTGACGGCATCGGCCTGAACCTGCTTCTCGTGGCGCTCCCGGCGGCGCTCGCCGCGTACTTCGCCGCCCGCTCGGCCGCTCGCCGGCTGCGCCCGTGGACGGCGGTCTGGGCGGTCGGCGGACTGGCCCTGCTCGTCGTCCCCGCACTCCGGGACGCCGGCTGGCCGAGCTTCCTGGCCATCGTGTCCGCCTTCGCGCTCGGCTCGCTCGCGCTGCACGGCAGCCGCAGCTGGCTCGGGGTCTTCCTCGGTTCGCTGGGACTGCTCACGTCCGTCGCCGAGTCGCTCGGCTGGGCGGTGCGGGGGCTGCGCGACCGGATGGCGGGCTCCCGCGGCCGCTGGGGTGTCGTCGTGCGCTCCGGCGCCGTGGCGATCGTCCTGCTCATCGTGTTCGGGGCGCTCTTCGCGAGTGCCGACGCCGCGTTCGCCGACGTGCTCGGCGACCTGATCCCCGATGTGTCGATCGGCGACGGCCCGTGGCGGCTCTTCCTCGCCGTGCTCGGACTCGTCGGCGCGCTCGCCGCCGCGTACACCGCCGCCGCTCCGGTGCGCTGGGACCAGCTGCCGGTACGCCCGGGCAAGGCGCGCGGACGGCTGGAATGGGCGCTGCCGCTGATCGTCCTGAACCTGCTCTTCGCCGGCTTCCTCGCCATTCAGCTCACGGTGCTGCTCGGCGGGTACGACAAGGTGATGGCCGAGACCGACCTCAGCTACTCCCAGTACGCCCGGGAGGGATTCTGGCAGCTGCTGTGGGCCACCCTGCTCACCCTGCTGGTGATCGCGCTCGCCCTGCGCTGGGCCCCGCGCGGCGGAGCCCGCGACCGTACGCTCGTGCACGGCGTCCTCGGCACGCTCTGCCTGCTGACGCTCGTCGTCGTCGCCTCCGCGCTGCGGCGCATGGACCTCTACGTCGACGCCTACGGCCTGACCAGGCTGCGCATCTCGGTGGCGGCGGTCGAACTGTGGCTGGGTGCCGTCCTCGTGCTGATCATGGCGGCCGGTGTCTTCGGCGCGCGGCTGCTGCCGCGCGCCGTCGCGGCGAGCGCGGCGGCCGGCGTCCTGGCGTTCGGACTGCTGTCGCCCGACGGCCTGATCGCGGAGCAGAACGTGCAGCGCTACCGCAGCGACCACTCCATCGACATCGAGTACCTCCAGGGCCTCTCGGCCGACGCCGTACCGGCCCTGGACACCCTGCCGGAGCCGTTGCGCTCCTGCGCGCTGGAGGAGATCCAGCGGACCCTGCGGAGTTCGGACGAGCCGTGGTACGCCACGAGCTGGGGCGAGTCGAGGGCCCGGGACATTCTCGGGGACTGGGATCCCGGCGCCCGTACCCGTGACTGCCGGGGCCTGGGGTCCGGGGACAACGGGAGCGAGCGCGGCGGCTCGGACGACCAGTACGACCCCTACGACCCGTACTGA
- a CDS encoding histidine phosphatase family protein, translating into MARPQRIVLIRHGESEGNADDTVYEREPDHALRLTPAGLRQAREAGVRLRELFDGERVSVYVSPYRRTHQTFTSLGLDLGRVRVREEPRLREQDWGNWQDRDDVRLQKAYRDAYGHFFYRFAQGESGADVYDRVGAFLESLYRSFEDPDHPQNVLLVTHGLTMRLFCMRWFHWSVAEFESLSNPGNGESRTLVLGKDGRYTLDRPFERWRTPEPYGITG; encoded by the coding sequence ATGGCAAGACCGCAACGCATCGTCCTCATCAGGCACGGCGAGTCCGAGGGCAACGCCGACGACACGGTGTACGAGCGCGAGCCCGACCACGCGCTGAGGCTCACCCCGGCCGGACTGCGGCAGGCCCGCGAGGCCGGGGTGCGGCTGCGCGAGCTCTTCGACGGGGAGCGGGTCAGTGTGTACGTCTCGCCCTACCGCCGTACGCACCAGACGTTCACCTCCCTCGGGCTGGACCTCGGGCGGGTCCGGGTGCGCGAGGAGCCCCGGCTGCGCGAGCAGGACTGGGGGAACTGGCAGGACCGGGACGACGTACGCCTCCAGAAGGCGTACCGGGACGCGTACGGGCACTTCTTCTACCGCTTCGCGCAGGGTGAGTCGGGCGCGGACGTGTACGACCGGGTGGGCGCGTTCCTGGAGAGCCTGTACCGGAGCTTCGAGGACCCCGACCACCCGCAGAACGTCCTGCTGGTCACGCACGGGCTGACCATGCGGCTCTTCTGCATGCGCTGGTTCCACTGGTCCGTGGCCGAATTCGAGTCGCTCTCCAACCCCGGCAACGGGGAGTCCCGGACGCTGGTGCTCGGGAAGGACGGGCGCTACACGCTGGACAGGCCGTTCGAGCGCTGGCGGACCCCTGAGCCGTACGGCATCACCGGATAG
- a CDS encoding YdbC family protein: MLVKWIRCSVVDRRGFERGQRKWAGLLGEPGFRGQGGGWSRGRPEVAHVFAFWENRVFYDSFMARGHDALAAAQTGTCNDIQVKLFEYRFDVKTGFEPRFTDADVVRVAHSRVHEDRVEHFALMQQRVWNPAMAGSPGMLRGVFGEAPGHEFLVLSMWQSSAERGKYRPGSVERLSQRAQTEEDVASLTGDVVQLEPSWTV; this comes from the coding sequence GTGCTGGTCAAGTGGATTCGCTGCAGTGTGGTGGACCGTCGGGGATTCGAGCGGGGGCAGCGGAAGTGGGCGGGGCTGCTGGGTGAGCCGGGATTCAGGGGGCAGGGCGGCGGCTGGAGCCGTGGCCGGCCGGAGGTGGCCCATGTCTTCGCGTTCTGGGAGAACCGGGTCTTCTACGACTCGTTCATGGCGCGTGGACACGACGCCCTCGCCGCCGCGCAGACCGGCACGTGCAACGACATCCAGGTCAAGCTGTTCGAGTACCGCTTCGACGTGAAGACCGGCTTCGAGCCCCGCTTCACCGACGCGGACGTGGTCAGGGTGGCGCACAGCAGGGTGCACGAGGACCGCGTCGAGCACTTCGCGCTGATGCAGCAGCGGGTGTGGAACCCGGCGATGGCCGGATCGCCCGGCATGCTGCGCGGTGTCTTCGGAGAGGCCCCCGGGCACGAGTTCCTGGTCCTGTCGATGTGGCAGTCGAGCGCCGAACGCGGCAAGTACCGGCCGGGGAGCGTGGAACGGCTCTCGCAGCGGGCGCAGACCGAGGAGGACGTGGCCTCGCTCACCGGCGACGTCGTCCAGCTCGAACCCTCGTGGACCGTGTGA
- a CDS encoding ADP-ribosylglycohydrolase family protein, translating to MTESASDQRFDRALGSLRGLSVGDALGSQFFVPANYPLLKDRALPPGPWQWTDDTEMAASVLAVLRQHGRIDQDALARSFAVHHDFDRGYGPAVNRLLRLVREGGDWRELASALFKGQGSWGNGSSMRIAPLGAWYADDPEQATHQAEISSYTTHQHREAVVGAMAVAAAASLAAAPGGPPKPAELLDGVIALVPRSAVGAGLRRARDMLDYEDAGTVAAVLGNGRRTSAHDTVPFALWSAARSLGDFETAFWVTAQAGGDVDTTCAIVGGVVAAGTAGAPPADWTQRTEALPDWTAG from the coding sequence ATGACCGAATCCGCTTCCGACCAGCGCTTCGACCGCGCCCTTGGCAGCCTGCGCGGCCTCTCCGTGGGAGACGCCCTGGGCTCCCAGTTCTTCGTGCCCGCGAACTATCCGCTGCTGAAGGACCGCGCCCTGCCGCCCGGCCCCTGGCAGTGGACCGACGACACCGAGATGGCCGCCTCGGTGCTGGCCGTGCTCCGGCAGCACGGCCGGATCGACCAGGACGCCCTCGCCCGCTCCTTCGCGGTGCACCACGACTTCGACCGGGGATACGGCCCCGCCGTGAACCGCCTGCTGAGGCTGGTCCGGGAGGGCGGGGACTGGCGGGAGCTGGCCTCCGCGCTGTTCAAGGGCCAGGGCTCGTGGGGCAACGGCTCCTCGATGCGCATCGCACCGCTCGGCGCCTGGTACGCGGACGACCCCGAGCAGGCCACGCACCAGGCCGAGATCTCCTCGTACACCACGCATCAGCACCGGGAGGCCGTCGTCGGCGCGATGGCCGTCGCCGCGGCCGCCTCGCTCGCCGCCGCGCCCGGCGGGCCGCCGAAGCCGGCCGAACTCCTGGACGGCGTGATCGCGCTCGTACCCCGCAGCGCGGTCGGAGCCGGGCTGCGCCGGGCCCGCGACATGCTGGACTACGAGGACGCGGGCACGGTCGCCGCGGTCCTCGGCAACGGGCGCCGCACGAGCGCGCACGACACCGTGCCCTTCGCGCTCTGGTCGGCGGCCCGCAGCCTCGGTGACTTCGAGACCGCCTTCTGGGTGACCGCGCAGGCGGGCGGCGACGTCGACACGACCTGCGCGATCGTCGGCGGAGTCGTCGCCGCGGGCACCGCGGGCGCGCCGCCGGCCGACTGGACGCAGCGGACCGAAGCGCTGCCCGACTGGACGGCCGGGTAG